The Alkalihalophilus pseudofirmus nucleotide sequence ACGAAACTTCTTTTTGTTCCAATGTAAATCCCACCTAACCTCATACCCAGTATAGGTATATTTTTTTGAAAAAATATCGTGCTTCACAAGTAAGCACGACATTTTCCTAAATAGGGATGCTTATGATACTACATCATATCCTTGGTCTTCGATTACTTCCTTGATCGTTCCAAGGTTTAATTCGTTTTCGTTATAAGATACTTCCACTTGACCTTTATCAAGGGCAACCTTTACAGATTCAACTCCTGATAATTCGCCAACACTTCCTTCTACTGAACTTACACAATGCCCGCAAGACATTCCTTTTACTGTGAGTGTTTCTTGTGCCATTTTGAACCCTCCAAGAAATAGTTTTTAATCACTTCAACCTCAATATACTATACTAGGGTATAGTATTCAAGGGTTAAATAAAAAGTAAAGTATTAATTGCTTTTTTACATCTAGTATGAAGGCTTATTAGAGCATTTTCTTCATTACATCCATTAGTTCATCAATTGCCTTTTCACCGTTATCATTTTTAATAGCATTGGCTACACAATGACGAGTATGGTCCTCGACAAGTCCTAAAGATACTTTATTTATAGCAGCTTGGATAGCTGAAATTTGAGTCAATACATCTACACAATAGCGATCATTTTCAATCATATTATGGATTCCTCTAACTTGTCCTTCTATTCGTTTCAATCGGTTTAGCATTTGCTGTTTATTCGGCTGGACTGTTTTTTTTGCTTCCATAACCATCCTCCTTATACGTATACCCCGTAAGACTATCCTAACACAGCCTATTCAAAATTTCTAATACATCCTCCTCTTTTGCTTATTAATATAAGAAGAATCGTCTAATTACTCACAAAAAAATTCATTGACACTTAGAAATTCTAGACTTATAGTGTAATCATAAATGATAGTGATAATTGTTTTCAGTTAGATGGAGGGATTGGAGGCTACATAAAATGACTCGTCTTTATACAGAAGATTTACGTATCGGTTACGGTGAGAATGTCATTGTAAAGAATTTGAGTATAAACATACCTGATGGCAAAATCACAACCATTATCGGTCCCAATGGCTGCGGAAAGTCGACGCTGCTTAAAGCGATTACGCGTGTGATTTCCTCGCAATCTGGCAACGTCATACTAGACGGCGAGAGTATTTTCACGAAGGATACGAAGGCTCTTGCCAAGCAAATGGCGACATTGCCGCAGACTCCTGAGAGTGCAAGCGGATTAACGGTTGGAGAACTTGTTTCCTACGGTCGTTTCCCCTACCAGAAAGGATTTGGTCGTCTAAGTAAAAGAGATATCGAAGTCATTGACTGGGCTCTTAGTGTGACAGGTACTCTCGAGTATAAATATCGTTCGGTCGATGCCTTATCAGGCGGACAGCGGCAGCGGGTCTGGATTGCGATGGCCCTTGCACAGGAGACTGAGATTATCTTTCTGGATGAACCTACCACTTACCTTGATATGGCTCATCAGCTTGAAGTGCTTGAGCTGTTGCAGAGGCTTAATCATGAAGAAGGCCGTACGATTGTGATGGTGATTCATGACTTGAATCAAGCTGCACGATTCGCTGATCATATCATTGCGCTAAAAGACGGTCGCATCATTCAATCTGGTACATGTGAAGACGTCATTAAAAATGATGTTCTCAAGCAAGTGTTTGGAATTGATGCTGTCATCGGACGCGACCCGAATACGAACAAACCAATGTGTATTACTTACAATTTACTTAAAGGAGAAAACCACCATGAAAAAACAACTGCTCATTCCCTTTCTTATGCTCTTAGTGCTAGTTCTTAGCGCTTGCGGCAGCACATCAGAAGACTCTGCTTCTTCAGCTGAAGAAGATACAAATACTGAAGAGACTGGTACAATCACTTATCAGTCAGAAAACGGTCCGATTGAAGTTCCAGCTGATCCACAGCGTGTCGTTGTGTTATCTTCATTTAATGCAGGAAGCGTCATGGCTCTAGATGTTCCTATTGTCGGTGTTGATTCTTGGGCAAAAATGAACCCACGC carries:
- the copZ gene encoding copper chaperone CopZ, with amino-acid sequence MAQETLTVKGMSCGHCVSSVEGSVGELSGVESVKVALDKGQVEVSYNENELNLGTIKEVIEDQGYDVVS
- a CDS encoding metal-sensitive transcriptional regulator, with the protein product MEAKKTVQPNKQQMLNRLKRIEGQVRGIHNMIENDRYCVDVLTQISAIQAAINKVSLGLVEDHTRHCVANAIKNDNGEKAIDELMDVMKKML
- a CDS encoding ABC transporter ATP-binding protein; translation: MTRLYTEDLRIGYGENVIVKNLSINIPDGKITTIIGPNGCGKSTLLKAITRVISSQSGNVILDGESIFTKDTKALAKQMATLPQTPESASGLTVGELVSYGRFPYQKGFGRLSKRDIEVIDWALSVTGTLEYKYRSVDALSGGQRQRVWIAMALAQETEIIFLDEPTTYLDMAHQLEVLELLQRLNHEEGRTIVMVIHDLNQAARFADHIIALKDGRIIQSGTCEDVIKNDVLKQVFGIDAVIGRDPNTNKPMCITYNLLKGENHHEKTTAHSLSYALSASS